One Bradyrhizobium sp. CCGB12 genomic window carries:
- the pdxH gene encoding pyridoxamine 5'-phosphate oxidase: MTDTTSMKHQTPLTSGDFTAAEEPFALFESWLNEALKSEPNDPNAMALATVDPDGLPDVRMVLMKGFDAEGFVFYSHIASQKGRELAANPKAALLFHWKSLRRQVRIRGNVTPVTDAEADAYFATRPKQAQIGAWASKQSEALESRFAFEQALAKVAAKYVIGEVPRPPGWSGWRITPVRIEFWHDRPFRLHDRIEFRRDAAGRPWSKTRMYP; this comes from the coding sequence ATGACCGACACGACCTCGATGAAACACCAGACACCCTTAACATCCGGTGATTTCACCGCCGCCGAGGAGCCATTTGCGTTGTTCGAGTCCTGGCTCAATGAGGCGCTCAAGAGCGAGCCGAACGATCCGAACGCGATGGCGCTCGCAACCGTCGACCCGGACGGGCTCCCGGACGTGCGCATGGTGCTGATGAAGGGCTTCGATGCCGAGGGTTTTGTCTTCTACAGCCACATCGCGAGCCAGAAGGGCCGCGAACTTGCCGCAAATCCTAAGGCAGCGTTACTTTTTCACTGGAAGTCGCTGCGCCGTCAGGTCCGCATCCGCGGCAACGTGACGCCGGTGACCGACGCGGAGGCCGATGCCTATTTCGCCACCCGGCCCAAGCAGGCTCAGATCGGCGCCTGGGCGAGCAAGCAGTCCGAGGCGCTGGAGAGCCGCTTCGCCTTCGAGCAGGCCCTTGCAAAAGTCGCGGCCAAATACGTCATCGGCGAGGTGCCGCGACCGCCGGGCTGGAGCGGGTGGCGTATCACGCCGGTCCGCATCGAGTTCTGGCACGATCGCCCATTCCGCCTGCACGACCGCATCGAATTTCGCCGTGACGCGGCTGGCCGGCCGTGGTCCAAGACGCGGATGTATCCTTGA
- a CDS encoding SDR family NAD(P)-dependent oxidoreductase — translation MPHSSNMPRRTLLLTGASRGIGHATVIRFSSAGWRVITCSRHPFPEDCPWDAGPEDHIQVDLGNPEDTARAITEIRNRLEGGTLHALVNNAAISPKGPGGGRLGSVDTDLETWTHVFHVNFFAPIMIARGLIEELKAAKGSVVNVTSIAGSRVHPFAGAAYATSKAALASLTREMASDFGRVGVRVNAIAPGEIDTSILSPGTEKIVDQQIPMHRLGTPDEVAKIIYVLCTDTSSYVNGAEIHINGGQHV, via the coding sequence ATGCCGCATTCGTCGAACATGCCGCGTCGTACGCTGCTCCTGACAGGAGCCAGCCGCGGCATCGGCCACGCCACGGTGATCCGCTTCTCTTCGGCGGGCTGGCGCGTCATCACATGCTCGCGGCATCCTTTCCCGGAGGACTGCCCGTGGGACGCAGGACCCGAGGACCACATCCAGGTCGACCTCGGCAATCCCGAGGATACCGCGCGCGCGATCACCGAGATTCGCAACCGGCTCGAGGGCGGCACGCTGCATGCGCTGGTCAACAACGCCGCGATCTCGCCGAAGGGCCCGGGCGGCGGGCGGCTCGGCTCGGTCGACACCGATCTCGAGACCTGGACGCACGTCTTCCACGTCAACTTCTTCGCGCCGATCATGATCGCGCGCGGGCTGATCGAGGAATTGAAGGCGGCCAAGGGATCGGTCGTGAACGTCACCTCGATCGCGGGCTCGCGCGTGCATCCCTTCGCGGGCGCCGCCTACGCGACCTCCAAAGCCGCTCTCGCCTCGCTGACGCGCGAGATGGCCTCCGACTTCGGCCGCGTCGGCGTGCGCGTCAACGCGATCGCGCCGGGCGAGATCGACACCTCGATCCTGTCGCCGGGCACCGAGAAGATCGTCGACCAGCAGATCCCGATGCACCGGCTCGGCACCCCCGACGAGGTCGCCAAGATCATCTACGTGCTGTGCACGGACACCAGCTCCTACGTCAACGGCGCCGAGATCCACATCAACGGCGGCCAGCACGTGTAG
- a CDS encoding class I SAM-dependent methyltransferase, whose product MGRFASTASFYEHLRPPYPSEFFRSVAHKLGLSRHSSLIDLGTGPGLLALGFAPYVGRIVGVDPEPAMLDAARRAAASAGQALTLIEGKSETLTHDIGNFDVVTIGRALHWMDREPTLARLDRLVAHDGAIAICASFSATDGSNAWLDGYNEIRRRWSPARLWEEAGRGTRTHRDLPTFFRGSAFAPTELVAVETSHAVSVQDLTQRVLTYSSSSPEALGDNVGVALRDVENHLVSFHHDGAITETIVSMAEIVKR is encoded by the coding sequence ATGGGCCGGTTCGCGAGCACGGCGTCATTCTACGAGCATTTGCGACCGCCCTATCCGAGCGAGTTCTTTCGCAGCGTCGCGCACAAGCTCGGCCTCTCCAGACATAGCAGCCTGATCGATCTCGGCACCGGACCCGGGCTCTTGGCGCTCGGCTTCGCGCCTTATGTCGGCCGCATCGTCGGCGTCGACCCGGAGCCTGCGATGCTCGATGCGGCGCGACGCGCGGCTGCGAGCGCAGGCCAAGCGCTCACGCTGATCGAAGGCAAGAGCGAAACGCTTACCCACGACATCGGCAACTTCGATGTCGTGACGATCGGCCGCGCGCTGCATTGGATGGACCGCGAGCCGACGCTGGCACGGCTCGACCGGCTGGTCGCGCACGACGGTGCGATTGCCATCTGCGCCTCGTTCTCGGCGACCGACGGCAGCAACGCATGGCTCGATGGCTACAACGAGATCCGCCGCCGCTGGTCGCCGGCGCGGCTCTGGGAGGAGGCAGGCCGGGGCACGCGCACCCATCGCGACTTGCCCACGTTCTTTCGCGGCAGCGCCTTTGCCCCCACTGAGCTCGTCGCGGTCGAAACCAGCCACGCGGTCAGCGTGCAAGATCTGACACAACGTGTGCTGACCTACTCGTCATCGTCGCCCGAAGCGTTAGGCGACAATGTCGGGGTGGCGCTACGCGATGTCGAGAACCATCTCGTCTCGTTCCACCACGACGGCGCCATCACCGAAACCATCGTCTCGATGGCTGAGATCGTCAAGCGCTAG
- a CDS encoding magnesium transporter CorA family protein encodes MFSVFVPSESSLKKAVIEDLTALPESAVWIDLVNPSAAEDKAVERLAGIAIPTREDMQEIEISSRLYIENGARYMTATLMCHSDTDMPRTTAVTFILGDHRLVTVRYDLPKPFALVEAKLGRSCTPAITGEMVLMELLDAVIDRCADILERCGAEIDQVSHDIFEPESERHGHAKQYSQILISIGRKGDLTSKVRESLVSIGRVVTFLSAVVEGVKWSKDMREQLKTMQRDVASLTDHASYLSSKITFVLDAMLGVVNLEQNNIIKLFSVMAVVLMPPTLIASIYGMNFKVMPELEWVHGYPMALVMMLIAAIVPYWIFKFKKWL; translated from the coding sequence ATGTTTTCGGTATTTGTTCCCTCCGAGTCCTCCCTCAAGAAGGCCGTCATCGAGGATCTCACCGCGCTGCCGGAGAGCGCGGTCTGGATCGACCTCGTCAACCCCAGTGCGGCCGAGGACAAGGCGGTGGAGCGGCTCGCGGGCATCGCGATCCCGACCCGGGAAGACATGCAGGAGATCGAGATCTCCAGCCGTCTCTATATCGAGAACGGCGCACGCTACATGACCGCGACGCTGATGTGCCACTCCGATACCGACATGCCCAGGACCACGGCGGTGACCTTCATCCTCGGCGACCACCGCCTGGTGACCGTGCGCTACGACCTGCCAAAACCGTTCGCCCTGGTGGAGGCCAAGCTCGGCCGCTCCTGCACGCCGGCGATCACCGGCGAGATGGTGCTGATGGAACTCCTGGACGCGGTGATCGACCGTTGCGCCGACATTCTTGAGCGCTGCGGCGCCGAGATCGACCAGGTCTCGCACGATATCTTCGAGCCCGAGAGCGAGCGCCACGGCCACGCCAAGCAATATTCCCAGATCCTGATCTCGATCGGCCGCAAGGGCGACCTGACCTCGAAGGTTCGCGAGAGCCTGGTCTCGATCGGCCGCGTCGTCACCTTCCTCTCAGCGGTGGTCGAGGGCGTGAAATGGTCGAAGGACATGCGCGAGCAGCTCAAGACCATGCAGCGCGACGTGGCCTCGCTGACCGACCACGCCTCCTACCTCTCCAGCAAGATCACCTTCGTGCTCGACGCCATGCTCGGCGTCGTTAACCTCGAGCAGAACAACATCATCAAGCTGTTCTCGGTCATGGCTGTTGTCCTGATGCCACCGACGTTGATCGCCTCGATCTACGGCATGAACTTCAAGGTGATGCCGGAGCTCGAATGGGTCCACGGCTATCCGATGGCGCTGGTGATGATGCTGATTGCCGCGATCGTCCCGTACTGGATCTTCAAGTTCAAGAAGTGGCTGTGA
- a CDS encoding L,D-transpeptidase: MSSLKVKLGILAAGLMLSGCMQATHFEATDTKAFKPKDKELLAKVRYENTPVAEPFRRAIVEYHRKESPGSIVVDSDNHYLYWVMDGGKAIRYGITVGEEAMAWSGIAKVGSMTEWPAWHPTPGEISRLGVPTYVAPGPDNPMGSRAMYLYSGGKDTLFRIHGTNQPEYIGASISSGCIRLTNEDAIDLYNRVKVGTIVVVLEPKHGDSPYNSRLALQGGGSPNSY, encoded by the coding sequence ATGTCGTCGCTGAAAGTTAAGTTGGGAATTCTGGCCGCTGGCCTGATGCTGTCGGGCTGCATGCAGGCCACGCATTTCGAGGCGACGGATACCAAGGCCTTCAAGCCGAAGGACAAGGAACTCCTCGCGAAGGTCCGGTACGAGAACACCCCGGTTGCAGAGCCGTTCCGCCGCGCCATCGTCGAGTATCACCGCAAGGAATCGCCGGGCTCGATCGTGGTCGATTCCGACAATCACTATCTCTACTGGGTAATGGATGGCGGCAAGGCGATCCGGTACGGCATTACCGTCGGCGAAGAGGCCATGGCCTGGTCGGGCATCGCCAAGGTCGGCAGCATGACCGAATGGCCGGCCTGGCATCCGACGCCGGGCGAGATTTCGCGCCTGGGCGTGCCGACCTACGTCGCGCCCGGCCCTGATAATCCGATGGGCTCCCGCGCGATGTACCTTTATTCGGGCGGCAAGGACACGCTGTTCCGCATCCACGGCACCAACCAGCCGGAATATATCGGCGCCTCGATCTCGTCGGGCTGCATCCGCCTGACCAACGAGGATGCGATTGACCTCTACAACCGCGTCAAGGTCGGCACCATCGTCGTGGTGCTCGAGCCCAAGCATGGCGACTCGCCCTACAATTCGCGCCTCGCGCTGCAGGGCGGCGGTTCCCCTAATTCTTACTAA
- a CDS encoding extensin family protein, whose amino-acid sequence MSFSVPDFRRKWSCRGYMSAGAAMVTAALGLSVVLAERAEARKYPAPFDIFNLGTPRPRAAVHAAKKIPLPKPRPDEAPKASSDEARPEADGKPSPDNKPSPDKPTADKPAEAAPPPEKQVSACRLALTEEIAIAPSIPDIRGPGACGGEDLVRLEAIVLPDKRKVAVKPAAILRCTMASAIADWVRKDMVPLATGLGSTISDLDNFDSFECRGRNRVVGAMLSEHGKANALDVRAIKLANGQSIGFTDRTMSRDVRERVLHSVCARFSTVLGPGSDWYHEDHIHLDLAQRRNDYRICQWNVWDPLPQIAPLLPAERPEEAPPREVAAKPEAKDGSDDAAAEKSPAPSDKRASDDNKAKPHKPATKKRR is encoded by the coding sequence ATGAGTTTTAGCGTGCCGGACTTTCGCCGCAAATGGTCTTGTCGCGGCTATATGTCCGCCGGCGCGGCAATGGTTACCGCCGCGCTCGGGCTGTCGGTCGTCCTCGCCGAGAGGGCGGAGGCGCGGAAATATCCTGCGCCGTTCGATATCTTCAATCTTGGTACACCAAGGCCGCGCGCGGCCGTTCATGCCGCCAAGAAGATTCCGCTACCAAAACCGCGCCCCGACGAGGCCCCCAAGGCATCATCGGACGAGGCCCGGCCGGAGGCAGACGGCAAACCATCTCCTGACAACAAGCCATCTCCTGACAAGCCGACCGCCGATAAGCCCGCCGAGGCCGCACCGCCGCCCGAGAAGCAGGTCTCGGCCTGCCGGCTTGCGCTGACCGAGGAGATCGCGATCGCGCCCTCAATTCCGGATATCCGCGGCCCCGGCGCCTGCGGCGGCGAGGATCTGGTGCGCTTGGAGGCCATCGTGCTGCCGGACAAGCGCAAGGTGGCGGTGAAGCCGGCGGCCATCCTCCGCTGCACCATGGCGTCGGCGATCGCCGACTGGGTGCGCAAGGACATGGTGCCGCTGGCGACAGGTCTCGGCTCGACCATCAGCGATCTCGACAATTTCGATAGCTTCGAGTGCCGTGGCCGTAACCGCGTCGTCGGCGCGATGCTGTCCGAGCACGGCAAGGCCAATGCGCTCGACGTCCGCGCCATCAAGCTCGCCAACGGGCAGTCGATCGGCTTCACCGACCGCACCATGTCGCGCGACGTGCGCGAGCGCGTGCTGCATTCGGTTTGCGCGCGTTTTTCCACCGTGCTCGGTCCGGGCTCGGACTGGTACCACGAGGACCACATCCATCTCGACCTGGCGCAGCGGCGCAACGACTACCGGATCTGCCAGTGGAACGTCTGGGATCCCCTGCCGCAGATCGCCCCGCTGCTGCCGGCCGAACGGCCCGAGGAGGCGCCACCGCGCGAAGTTGCGGCCAAGCCTGAGGCAAAGGATGGTTCTGACGACGCGGCGGCGGAGAAATCTCCTGCCCCCTCGGACAAGCGGGCGTCCGATGACAACAAGGCAAAGCCGCACAAGCCGGCAACAAAAAAGCGCCGGTGA
- a CDS encoding fatty-acid--CoA ligase — translation MLGLMQDWPLLCHRIIEHAARIHGKQEVVTRSVEGPIHRTNYAEIHQRALKVSQMLERDGIKLGDRVATIAWNTWRHLEVWYGIMGIGAICHTVNPRLFPEQIAWIINHAQDRIVVTDITFVPILEKIADKLPSVERYVVLTDKAHMPQTTLKQAVAYEDWIAQADGKFKWKDFDENTAAAMCYTSGTTGDPKGVLYSHRSNVLHALMANNVDALGTSASETMLPVVPLFHANSWGIAFSAPSQGTKLVMPGAKLDGASVYELLSTERVTHTAGVPTVWLMLLQHMAANNLKLPDLKMVICGGSAMPRSMIKAFLDMGSNVRHAWGMTEMSPIGSVAALKPPFQNATGDAKLDVLQMQGYAPFAVEMKITDDAGKVLPWDGKTFGRLKVSGPAVAQAYFRLDANILDEDGFFDTGDVATIDEAGYMRITDRSKDVIKSGGEWISSIDLENLAVGHPAVAEAAVIGVFHPKWDERPLLIVQLKQGQQATREDILKFMDGKIAKWWMPDDVAFVDGIPHTATGKILKTALRDQFKDYRFPNAAA, via the coding sequence ATGCTCGGTTTGATGCAAGATTGGCCCCTGCTCTGCCACCGGATCATCGAACACGCCGCCAGGATTCATGGCAAGCAGGAGGTGGTCACGCGCTCGGTCGAGGGACCGATCCATCGCACCAACTATGCCGAAATCCACCAGCGCGCGCTCAAGGTCTCGCAGATGCTGGAGCGCGACGGCATCAAGCTCGGCGACCGTGTCGCGACGATTGCCTGGAACACCTGGCGCCATCTTGAGGTGTGGTACGGCATCATGGGGATCGGCGCCATCTGCCATACCGTCAATCCCCGTCTTTTCCCCGAGCAGATCGCCTGGATCATCAACCATGCGCAGGACCGCATCGTGGTGACCGACATCACCTTCGTTCCGATCCTGGAGAAGATCGCCGACAAGCTGCCGAGCGTGGAACGCTACGTCGTGCTCACCGACAAGGCGCACATGCCGCAGACCACGCTGAAGCAGGCGGTGGCCTACGAGGACTGGATTGCGCAAGCCGACGGCAAATTCAAATGGAAGGACTTTGACGAGAACACGGCAGCCGCGATGTGCTACACGTCCGGCACGACCGGCGACCCGAAGGGTGTGCTCTATTCGCATCGCTCCAACGTGCTGCACGCGCTGATGGCCAACAACGTCGACGCGCTCGGCACCAGCGCCTCCGAGACAATGCTGCCGGTGGTGCCGCTGTTCCATGCCAACAGCTGGGGCATCGCCTTCTCTGCGCCCTCGCAGGGCACCAAGCTGGTGATGCCCGGCGCCAAGCTCGACGGCGCCTCGGTTTACGAGCTGCTCTCGACCGAGAGGGTGACGCATACCGCGGGCGTGCCCACGGTATGGCTGATGCTGCTTCAGCACATGGCCGCGAACAATCTGAAGCTGCCGGACCTGAAGATGGTGATCTGCGGCGGCTCGGCCATGCCGCGCTCGATGATCAAGGCCTTCCTCGACATGGGCTCGAACGTCCGCCACGCCTGGGGCATGACCGAGATGAGCCCGATCGGCAGCGTCGCGGCGCTGAAGCCGCCGTTCCAGAACGCGACCGGCGATGCCAAGCTCGACGTGCTGCAGATGCAGGGCTATGCGCCCTTCGCGGTCGAGATGAAGATCACCGACGATGCCGGCAAGGTGCTGCCCTGGGACGGCAAGACCTTCGGCCGCCTCAAGGTCTCCGGCCCCGCGGTCGCCCAGGCCTATTTCCGCCTCGACGCCAACATTCTCGACGAGGACGGCTTCTTCGACACCGGCGACGTCGCGACCATCGACGAGGCCGGCTACATGCGGATCACCGACCGCTCCAAGGACGTGATCAAGTCCGGCGGCGAGTGGATCTCCTCGATCGACCTCGAAAACCTCGCAGTCGGCCATCCCGCCGTGGCGGAAGCCGCCGTGATCGGCGTGTTCCACCCAAAATGGGACGAGCGGCCGCTGCTGATCGTGCAGCTCAAGCAGGGCCAGCAGGCCACGCGAGAGGACATCCTGAAGTTCATGGACGGCAAGATCGCCAAATGGTGGATGCCCGACGACGTCGCCTTCGTCGACGGCATTCCGCACACGGCCACAGGCAAGATCCTGAAGACGGCGCTGCGCGACCAATTCAAGGATTATCGCTTCCCGAACGCGGCGGCTTAG
- a CDS encoding DUF1499 domain-containing protein, which translates to MARRFSAPYQSEPVSSLANWARNLAVFAVVAVVVSIIIVRFDFLEMKPALMTFFGGLVIAGLSILFGLAGFAAIWQNGSRGMGRILLAFLINALILAYPAYLALQYRKLPAIHDITTNPIDPPRFDALAPVRTGDGTNTAVYAGLYSAEQQRQFYPDIEPIELEIPVDRAYAIARQLVNKRKWLVIDERAPQPPRRVGRIEAVARTPIMGFREDVSIRVVPDGDDSRVDIRSSSRYFESDLGSNAARVKKFIEDLNTAADADALKPVKKTPVAPPKAPAKTVKK; encoded by the coding sequence ATGGCCCGCAGGTTTTCCGCTCCCTACCAGTCGGAGCCCGTGTCCAGCCTCGCGAACTGGGCGCGCAATCTGGCCGTGTTCGCGGTGGTGGCAGTGGTGGTCTCGATCATCATCGTCCGCTTCGACTTCCTGGAGATGAAGCCGGCGCTGATGACCTTCTTCGGCGGGCTCGTGATCGCCGGCCTCTCGATCCTGTTCGGGCTCGCCGGCTTTGCCGCGATCTGGCAGAACGGCTCGCGCGGCATGGGGCGCATCCTGCTTGCTTTCCTGATCAATGCGCTGATCCTCGCCTATCCCGCCTATCTCGCCCTGCAATATCGCAAGCTTCCGGCGATCCACGACATCACCACCAACCCGATCGACCCGCCGCGTTTCGACGCGCTGGCGCCCGTACGCACCGGCGATGGCACCAACACCGCGGTCTATGCCGGCCTCTACTCGGCCGAGCAGCAGCGCCAGTTCTATCCCGACATCGAGCCGATCGAGCTGGAGATCCCGGTCGACCGCGCCTATGCCATCGCGCGTCAGCTCGTCAACAAACGCAAATGGCTGGTCATCGACGAGCGCGCGCCGCAGCCGCCGCGCCGTGTCGGCCGCATCGAGGCGGTGGCGCGCACGCCGATCATGGGTTTCCGCGAGGACGTCTCGATACGGGTCGTGCCCGATGGCGATGATTCCCGCGTCGATATCCGCTCCTCCTCGCGCTATTTCGAGAGCGACCTCGGCAGCAACGCCGCCCGCGTCAAGAAATTCATTGAAGATCTCAACACGGCCGCCGATGCCGATGCGCTGAAGCCGGTGAAGAAGACGCCGGTCGCGCCACCGAAGGCACCGGCGAAGACGGTGAAGAAGTGA
- a CDS encoding MBL fold metallo-hydrolase, with amino-acid sequence MADNDDVPFNRNFPLQPGVVEEVRPGVRRVLCNNPSPFTFTGTVSYIVGRGNVAIIDPGPDDAAHAAALLDAVRGETVSHIFVTHTHRDHSPNTARIKQATGAPVYAEGPHRASRPRFESEKHNPESGADRDFAPDIRIAHGDVVEGDGWRLEAVATPGHTANHLAFAWSEQKFSFVGDHVMGWSTSIVAPPDGSMTDYMDSLDRLAAREEDLYFSGHGPEIPDGPRFVRFLIRHRKAREASILHRLAKGETDIPTMVRAIYIGIDPRLTTAAGYSVLAHLEDLVARGVVATDGDPVIGGTYRMA; translated from the coding sequence ATGGCCGACAACGACGACGTGCCGTTCAACCGCAACTTTCCGCTTCAGCCTGGTGTCGTCGAGGAAGTCCGCCCCGGCGTGCGGCGGGTGCTCTGTAACAATCCGAGCCCGTTCACCTTCACCGGCACAGTCAGCTACATCGTCGGCCGAGGTAACGTCGCAATCATCGACCCCGGCCCGGACGACGCGGCGCATGCGGCGGCGCTGCTCGACGCCGTGCGCGGTGAGACGGTGAGCCATATCTTCGTCACCCACACCCACCGCGACCATTCGCCGAACACCGCGCGGATCAAGCAGGCGACCGGCGCGCCCGTTTATGCCGAGGGCCCGCACCGCGCCTCGCGACCGCGCTTCGAAAGCGAGAAGCACAATCCGGAATCCGGCGCCGACCGCGATTTCGCGCCCGATATCAGGATCGCGCATGGCGACGTCGTCGAAGGAGACGGTTGGCGGCTCGAGGCGGTGGCAACGCCCGGCCACACCGCGAACCATCTCGCGTTCGCCTGGTCCGAGCAGAAGTTCAGCTTCGTCGGCGATCACGTCATGGGCTGGTCGACATCGATCGTGGCGCCGCCCGACGGCTCGATGACCGACTATATGGACTCGCTCGACCGCCTCGCCGCGCGTGAGGAGGATCTCTATTTCTCCGGCCACGGCCCCGAGATCCCGGACGGCCCGCGTTTCGTGCGGTTCCTGATCCGTCACCGCAAGGCGCGTGAGGCTTCGATCCTGCATCGCCTCGCCAAGGGCGAGACCGACATCCCGACCATGGTGCGTGCGATCTATATCGGCATCGATCCCCGGCTCACGACGGCGGCCGGCTATTCCGTCCTGGCGCACTTGGAAGATCTCGTCGCGCGCGGCGTGGTCGCCACGGACGGCGATCCGGTGATCGGTGGGACATATCGGATGGCTTAG
- a CDS encoding acyl-CoA dehydrogenase — protein MSVRPQAKDKPAAASFQWDDPFLLDEQLTEDERMVRDTARAYAQDKLLPRVSKAYLEETTDREIFNEMGELGLIGITLPEEYGCANASYVAYGLVAREIERVDSGYRSMNSVQSSLVMYPIYAYGDENQRKKYLPKLASGEWVGCFGLTEPDAGSDPAGMKTRAEKVSDGYRLTGSKMWISNAPIADVFVVWAKSAAHDNQIRGFVLEKGMKGLSAPKIGGKLSLRASITGEVVMDGVVVPEDALLPNVSGLKGPFGCLNRARYGISWGALGAAEDCMHRARQYTLDRKQFGKPLAATQLVQKKLADMETEIALGLQGSLRVGRLMDEGKFAPEMISIMKRNNCGKALDIARIARDMHGGNGISIEYHVMRHVHNLETVNTYEGTHDVHALILGRAITGIQAFF, from the coding sequence ATGAGCGTGCGCCCTCAGGCCAAGGACAAGCCGGCTGCGGCTTCTTTCCAGTGGGACGATCCGTTCCTGCTCGACGAGCAGCTCACCGAAGACGAGCGCATGGTGCGCGACACCGCCCGCGCCTATGCCCAGGACAAGCTGCTTCCGCGTGTCTCCAAGGCCTATCTCGAAGAGACGACCGACCGCGAGATCTTCAACGAGATGGGTGAGCTCGGCCTGATCGGCATCACGCTGCCCGAGGAATATGGCTGTGCCAATGCGAGCTACGTCGCCTATGGCCTGGTCGCGCGCGAGATCGAGCGGGTCGATTCCGGCTATCGCTCGATGAACTCGGTGCAGTCCTCGCTGGTGATGTATCCGATCTACGCCTATGGCGACGAGAACCAGCGCAAGAAGTACCTGCCCAAGCTTGCCAGCGGCGAGTGGGTCGGCTGCTTCGGCCTGACCGAGCCGGACGCGGGCTCCGATCCGGCGGGCATGAAGACCCGCGCCGAGAAGGTGTCGGACGGCTATCGCCTGACCGGCAGCAAGATGTGGATCTCGAACGCGCCGATCGCCGACGTGTTCGTGGTCTGGGCCAAGTCGGCGGCGCACGACAACCAGATCCGCGGTTTCGTGCTGGAAAAGGGCATGAAGGGTCTCTCCGCGCCGAAGATCGGCGGCAAGCTCTCACTTCGCGCCTCCATCACCGGTGAGGTCGTGATGGACGGCGTCGTGGTTCCGGAAGACGCCCTGCTGCCTAACGTCTCCGGTCTCAAGGGTCCGTTCGGCTGCCTCAACCGCGCCCGCTACGGCATCTCCTGGGGTGCGCTAGGGGCCGCCGAGGACTGCATGCACCGCGCCCGCCAGTACACGCTCGACCGCAAGCAGTTCGGCAAGCCGCTGGCTGCGACCCAGCTGGTGCAGAAGAAGCTCGCCGACATGGAGACCGAGATCGCGCTGGGCCTGCAGGGCTCGCTTCGTGTCGGCCGCCTGATGGACGAAGGCAAATTCGCGCCCGAGATGATCTCGATCATGAAGCGCAACAATTGCGGCAAGGCGCTCGACATCGCCCGCATTGCCCGCGATATGCACGGCGGCAACGGCATCTCGATCGAGTACCACGTGATGCGCCACGTCCATAACCTCGAGACGGTCAACACCTACGAGGGCACCCACGACGTCCACGCTCTGATCCTGGGGCGCGCGATCACGGGCATTCAGGCGTTCTTCTAA